Proteins from a genomic interval of Cardiocondyla obscurior isolate alpha-2009 linkage group LG21, Cobs3.1, whole genome shotgun sequence:
- the Ube4a gene encoding ubiquitin conjugation factor E4 A, whose translation MCNNIRGNPFAGLFSTDNDAVSFSSQHSADNANYAEIESPGAIKDVPENTTVSTDLDSKIDQLMAHVFGLTLHRDDDSLVYVEADSMEHAVFERLLLQEPKPKLQDAINSHIVETQVITYLYECYCRLKQYQINGGLEDTVRNACQIVLRNANTALQEPDLFQYQEVYSQFVALFMDNATSKSELSSFVSGIVEEANQESNVENIIEKSFSPILDIVHKEVTQSNLFTFRQQWFALLNIFCTIEPLAKLIVHHSTPKNNQGCAYSDTLLGALFSISCLPKTAKDPYDLFDKPLQQSNTVMESTIWIALDSLSEALYKVFHSLLKCSVEVRHLTLQWLGNCLHTNANRGKLWNSHMEMGLLGVLCVSDGFMLNVGNVLLRFCQPFCAKLNDTKVPKIDPTYCTVEAEDDPESLRRGLHMKGLSSETCLVPTPEGESRPVSDSFGFITECFFLTHRALDLGYRVVLDKFLKTNQDLARIQRAYNDAQTGGSSEVLELITQRMEAEMMKYLSLKASLLVPEMLKHLSKFHAMTAFWLIQVNLYNVTEEEDKQDYAPKQYIPVTFPLSETVPITLRCIPEFVVENTIGFLCFLRRLSPNTFEEQGIDFLNPILTEIIVLMESRHRLYNPHLRARLTESLEALLPTVDESVVPPTPNLGTFHREQLFLTHPHRQHIIVNLLQVFVSIEMTGQSVQFEQKFNYRRPMYVVMDYLWKLTDHRNNFITLAQEAESNMEAVQPPLFLRFINLLMNDAVFLLDEALSNMAQLRQMLQARESGEWNKLPPNEREQQAAYLQHIGMIARFDNILGRKTIKTIKMLTTEIKSIFCHPTMVDRIASMLNYLLLQLVGPNKKNFKVNDQKEYAFNPANLVLNICEIYINLSKNESFTLAVSQDGRSYSPDLFKLADNVLVRIGGVGILGDLDQFAKSVEEAATLKREEEEILTGVPDEFLDPIMSTIMTDPVILPSSKITIDRQTIARHLLSDQTDPFNRSPLTMDMVKSNIELQQKIQEWISQRKLEKALRTNT comes from the exons ATGTGTAACAACATAAGGGGCAACCCGTTCGCCGGACTGTTCTCCACGGACAATGATGCTGTCTCATTCTCCTCGCAGCACAGCGCCGATAACGCAAATTACGCGGAAATCGAGTCGCCGGGCGCGATTAAAGATGTGCCCGAGAACACGACGGTGTCGACGGACCTCGACAGCAAGATTGATCAACTCATGGCACACGTGTTCGGTTTGACGTTGCACCGTGACGACGACTCCTTGGTGTACGTCGAGGCTGATTCGATGGAACACGCCGTTTTCGAGCGTCTGTTGCTGCAGGAGCCGAAGCCCAAGTTGCAAGACGCAATCAACAGCCATATCGTGGAGACGCAAGTAATAACCTATCTTTACGAGTGCTACTGTCGTTTGAAACAGTATCAGATAAACGGTGGTTTGGAGGATACTGTGAGAAACGCATGCCAGATTGTACTGCGAAACGCCAACACAGCCTTACAGGAGCcagatttatttcaatatcaaGAG GTTTACAGCCAGTTTGTTGCTTTATTTATGGATAATGCTACATCAAAATCGGAATTATCATCATTTGTTAGTGGCATAGTAGAAGAGGCAAATCAGGAAAGCaatgtagaaaatataattgagaaGTCATTCTCTCCAATTCTTGATATTGTTCACAAGGAAGTGACTCAAAGCAATCTATTCACTTTTCGCCAACAGTGGTTTGctctattaaatatattttgcactATTGAACCATTGGCAAAATTAATAGTTCACCACAGCACACCAAAGAATAATCAAGGCTGTGCATATTCAGATACTTTGTTGGGAGCACTTTTTAGCATAAGCTGTTTACCAAAAACAGCCAAAGATCCGTATGATCTTTTTGATAAACCTCTACAGCAA tcAAATACAGTCATGGAAAGCACCATATGGATAGCCCTGGATAGCTTAAGTGAAGCTTTATACAAGGTTTTTCACTCCTTGTTGAAATGTTCAGTAGAAGTTCGTCATTTGACTTTACAATGGTTGGGTAACTGTCTTCATACAAATGCAAATAGAGGAAAACTTTGGAACTCTCATATGGAAATGGGATTATTAGGTGTACTATGCGTGTCGGATGGTTTTATGCTGAACGTTGGCAAtgtattattacgtttttGTCAACCTTTTTGCGCTAAACTGAACGATACCAAAGTACCGAAAATTGATCCCACATACTGCACAGTGGAg GCAGAAGATGATCCTGAAAGTCTACGACGTGGTTTGCATATGAAAGGATTAAGCTCAGAGACATGTTTAGTACCGACCCCAGAAGGCGAAAGTCGACCAGTGTCGGATTCATTTGGATTTATAACggaatgcttttttttaacacatcGTGCGTTAGATCTTGGTTATAGAGTtgttttagataaatttttaaa aaCGAATCAAGATTTGGCTAGGATACAAAGAGCTTACAACGATGCTCAAACTGGTGGCAGTTCAGAGGTTCTAGAGCTCATTACACAACGAATGGAAGCCGAAATGATGAA gtatcTATCTCTTAAAGCGAGCTTGTTGGTGCCGGAAATGTTAAAACACTTGTCCAAATTTCACGCGATGACAGCATTTTGGTTGATAcaagtaaatttatataatgtaaCCGAAGAAGAAGACAAACAAGATTATGCTCCAAAACAATATATACCTGTTACATTCCCGTTATCAGAAACTGTTCCAATTACGTTAAG atGCATTCCGGAGTTCGTAGTGGAGAATACCATTGGATTCTTGTGCTTCTTACGTCGTTTAAGTCCAAACACATTCGAGGAACAGGGTATCGATTTTTTGAATCCGATTTTGACGGAG ATTATAGTTTTGATGGAGTCTCGGCATCGTCTCTACAATCCTCACTTACGCGCGCGTTTAACCGAGAGTCTGGAAGCACTTTTGCCGACTGTAGACGAGAGCGTTGTTCCACCAACACCAAATTTAGGAACATTCCATAGAGAACAACTGTTCCTCACTCACCCACATAGACAGCAT ATAATTGTTAACTTGCTGCAAGTGTTTGTAAGTATCGAAATGACTGGGCAAAGTGTACAATTCGAGCAAAAATTCAACTATCGTCGTCCAATGTACGTTGTTATGGATTATTTGTGGAAACTTACCGACCATCGTAATAACTTTAT TACTTTAGCTCAAGAAGCGGAGAGCAACATGGAAGCGGTTCAACCACCTTTGTTTCtgcgtttcattaatttattaatgaatgATGCTGTATTTCTTTTAGACGAAGCCTTATCAAATATGGCACAATTAAGGCAAATGCTTCAAGCTag ggaAAGTGGAGAATGGAATAAATTGCCACCAAATGAACGCGAGCAACAAGCTGCGTATCTTCAGCATATTGGTATGATTGCTCGTTTTGATAATATTCTAGGTAGAAAAActataaaaacgataaaaatgttaactaCTGAAATAAAGTCGATTTTCTGCCATCCAACTATGGTGGATCGTATTGCTTCCATgctcaattatttattattacaactAGTAGgaccgaataaaaaaaattttaag gTGAACGATCAAAAAGAATATGCATTCAATCCTGCGAATTTGGTGTTAAATATATGCGAaatctacattaatttaagtaaaaatgaaAGTTTTACACTTGCCGTGTCTCAAGACGGACGATCATATAGTCcagatttatttaaacttgCGGACAATGTGCTCG TTCGTATTGGTGGCGTGGGAATCTTGGGTGATTTGGATCAATTTGCAAAAAGCGTGGAAGAAGCTGCCACTCTGAaacgagaggaagaagaaatttTGACAGGCGTTCCCGATGAGTTTTTAGATCCAATTATGTCAACTATTATGACGGATCCAGTTATTTTGCCGTCGTCGAAAATAACTATTGATCGTCAAACTATAGCAag acatTTGCTAAGCGATCAAACTGATCCTTTTAATCGATCTCCACTTACTATGGATATGGTAAAATCGAATATTGAACTACAACAAAAGATACAAGAGTGGATTTCACAGAGAAAACTTGAGAAAGCATTAAGGACTAATACATAA